CATGTTTGTTGTATCTTTAATGATATTAAGGTCATCAACGGAACGGCCAGTGATCGGGTGGATAACTTCCTGTTTTGCCACAGAAAGTGCACGCTCTTGTCGAACGTTTTCCGGGTTAAATTTATGCTGTGTATATGTAACGCGCAAAATTACAACATGACGTTTTCTGTCAACAAAGAAACCGCCTTCTTCGAGTTGGCGGATTACCTCAGACTGGTCTTCGTCAACCTGCACTAAAGCAATTTTTTCTACAGTAGGGTAGCGTCTTTTTTTTGTGGCAGAAGAAATAGTGGTGATAACCCTGTCTGTCTGTCCCAGTACACGAACCATGAATTTTTCACCAGCCTTATGTAATCGGCGGGAGAATAAAGCGCTTGAGGTCCTGCGTTCGGAACAAATGGTGAAGCCGTAAAGCTCCATGAGATACTGATATACAAATAGCCTATTTTGCTCGTATTTCGTGTGGTTCCCAACTTCAAATTTTTTAGCTCGGAGTCCAAACCGTTTGATCTCTGGATCAAGGTCAGAAGGGAAGGAGCCGTATACACCTGCTAAGTGGAAGAAGCCGGACGAATCGAGTGCGAGAACGTGCGCTCTGTCCATTTCAAGAATGTACGGGAGTAGCTGCGGATAGTAATCTAAGACAGAAGTGTCGACTTTGCCGAATTCTTGTTTAAACAACTCATGCAGTTTTCGGGGGATACGGTTCTGAATTGTTTCAACATTTTGCTCAATAGTACAGTTTTCCAATGGGCAGGCGTAACCGTCGGCTTTAAACGTAACGTCCATTAGCGAGTGCAAAATATCAAATTGAAATATCTCTGAAAAATATTGTAGTTCACGCTCAAAGGCTACCAGCGAAAAGCCAGGCAGGTCTTTGTATTCAAAAAAATCGCTTTCGAATGAAGGGAGCAGTTCTCCGCGCTCAACAAGGGGATAGTCGGCATTTTCAAAAAAAGGTCGCAACAGACATTGTGTAATCTGTACGGCATCAAGAAAAGTTTTAAGCTCCGAAAGAGTAGTGATGCTTATAGGTTCACTAAATGAAAAAGTGTCTTTCCATGGTAACCCGCATTCGCGGAAGGCATTTTTCCAGAGTTTTTGCATTGGCAGTTGGCTGGCTATTGTTAAAAGAGGTAAAATAAAAGTGCTAGCAAGAGCCCTATGTGCTTGGTAACCATCGCATACTATTTTTTTTTCTAAAAAAACTCTAGCATTTCATAGAAAAAAACCTGTACTCTCATTGCTTGGCGTCCTATTAAAAAAATGATAATAAATTCTGAGGGCTTCATCTTTATAAAGATCCATAAGGGCTAGCCGTAAAGATGTCGCCTGATTTACTGTATACGCAATATCCGTTATAGAGTGTTGCGCTGCAAGGTTTTACTTTGTGTTTGCGCAAATCATAATATTTTACTGGGTTATATTGGATGAATACAACCGCTTGTTATGAAAGAATTTTAGGCATTATTTGTAGTGTCTTCGACGCATACTCTGCCGTGCTGATTATGCCGGATCGCTCCGGTAATCACTTCTCTGTGGCCAGCAGTTTTAGTCTTGGTGATATGGTAAATAAGAAAGAGACGTTCTCTGCTGGAACTGGGAAAGGCCTCGTTGGGTGGATCATTAGCAATGAAGCACCAATGCTGGTTAACGACTTTGATACCAGACAATACAACTTGGGGTATTATGCGCAGAATGAAGAAACTAAAATTAAGGCCTTTATGGGGGTGCCTCTTAAAAATGGTGCCGGGGTGTTGTGTTTAGACAGTAAAAGACAGTATTCATTTTCGAGTAAGGATCAGAAAATTCTACAACTGTTCGGGGAACTAGTGTACGAGGTGCATTCCCGTTCTTTTGTTGTTGAAGAGCAGGTTAATTTGTCGCAGCAATACCATTGTTTGCAGGTTATTTATTCATTGCGTAATCACTTGAAAAAATGGGACTCTTTTTTGTCTAAGTTCTTAGTCCTTCTTTCAGACACCTCGCATTTTGAATATTGTAGTTTGGCAACACGGGATGAGGGCGGTCAAAATTATCATATTGAAGGTGAAAATTATCAACTGCTACAGGGTGAAGTGGAAGAGATTCCATACGGTAGCGGATTGGTTGGATGGGTGTTTAAAAATAGCACGCCTTTCTTTGTGGAAGGCGGCAAAGCTGCAAGTCAAACTTCTCCATTATATGGCAAGAAAAAGGGTGTGCCCCAGTTTGTCAGCGTGATATGTATTCCGCTGGAAATAGGTGGTATGACTCGAGGTGTTTTAACGCTTGCGAGTGAAACGTCTAAAGTGATCCCTGAGGAGCTTAAGACGTTTTGCCAGATGGCTTCAGAGCATCTTTCATTATTTTTGGAGAATTTGTATCTACGCAGCAAACTGTATGAGGCGCATCGACAGGTTGATGACCTGCAGCGCGCTGCAGCTTACGAACATGAGAATGAAGCTCTTTTTTCATTTTCATCTAAGACCCAAGAGAGCGAATAAATGCTGGGAAAACTCTTGAGCATGTTCGGAAAAGATCTGGCTATGGATCTTGGAACTGCTAATACGCTTCTATATACAAAAAAAGACGGTATCGTGCTTAATGAACCGTCAGTTGTTGCGATTGATGTTGAACGCAACAGCGTGCTTGCCGTCGGGCGTGAAGCGAAAGAATTTCTTGGTCGTACACCTCAGCGTATCCGTGCAATCCGTCCTATGAAGGATGGTGTCATTGCGGATTTTGAGGTTACCAAGCAAATGATTTCATATTTTATTAAAAAGGTTATCACCGGCTTTAGCCTTGTGAAGCCGAATATTGTTATCTGTGTGCCTACTGGTATTACTCAGGTTGAAAAGCGTGCTGTAATTGAATCTGCTCAACAGGCAGGCGCTCGAGATGTAAAACTTGTAGAAGAACCGATGGCTGCGGCAATCGGGGCTGCTCGTCCTATTCACCAACCGGTTGGAACCATGGTTGTTGATATTGGCGGTGGTACTACAGAAGTTGCAATCATCTCTTTATCTGCAATTGCCTACGCTGAATCAGTCCGTGTGGCTGGTGACGCGCTTAATAATGCCGTGCAAAGATATTTTCAGGAAGAGTTTCAGCTTCTTGTCGGGGAAAATCAGGCCGAGAAAGTTAAAATGACTATTGGCTCCGCTTTCCCTTTACCGGAGCCTTTGGTCATGACTGTGCCCGGTAAGGACATTGTTTCAGGGACTCCAACTTCTGTCGAAGTGACTGACGAAGATATTCGTATTGCACTTTCTGAATCAGTAAGAGCAATAGTTTTTGCGGTTCGTAAAGCGCTTGAAAAAACTCCCCCTGAGCTTGCAAGCGATATTGCTGAACACGGCTTGCTGTTAGCTGGTGGTGGCGCGTTGCTTAAAGGGCTTAATGAGCTTATTATGCAAGAGACTGGTTTGCAGGTTGTTATTGATGAGGACCCGCTTACCACGGTCGTTCGAGGGACTGGCAAGACGCTGGAAGATCGAGCTAAGTTCTCGGATGTATATATAAACTAACTTACTAAGGCGACCAACGGTCGCCTTTTTCTCTTGGAAAATACAATGGATTTACAAAAGCTGTTACCGCAAGTTCGTTCTGCTGTTATTGAGTCTGGTGCTCTTATCAGGGAAGCATGGGATAAGCCGCGAAAGGTTCGCTATAAAGGGCGGATTGATCTCGTAACTGAAACAGATGTTGCGGTCGAGAATGATGTGAAGGCTCGACTTGCAACAATTCTTCCTGAAGCAACCTTTCTTGCTGAAGAAAGTGCTGCCGAGGCTCCTTTGAATGAGCTTACCTGGGTTATCGACCCGATTGACGGAACAACAAACTTTACGCATCAAGTGCCGTTTGTTTGTACGTCTGTAGGACTTTGGCATAATGGTCGAATTGTGTTGGGAGTTATTAACGCTCCGATCATGAATGAGTGTTTTTACTCTGTGGCAGGTGGCGGTGCATGGTGTAATGATAAGCAGATTTTCGTAACAAAAAACGATAATCTCGAGAACTCGCTGGTTGCAACCGGTTTCCCGTATACGATTGCAGAAGATGCTGATGATATCACTGATCGTTTGCGCCGAGTGTTAAAAGCGTCACAGGGGATTCGCCGTTTAGGCGCAGCCGCGCTGGATCTGGCGTATCTTGCAGCTGGCCGTTTTGATGTGTTCTATGAGAAGGGGCTGAAGCCTTGGGATACTGCTGCTGGCTGGTTGCTTGTGAATGAAGCGGGCGGTTGGGTGACAGAATACGATGCTTCGAGAGATTTTTCTTTATATTCACCAAATATTCTGGCGAGCAATACGCTTTTGCATGCGCAGATGTCGAAATTAATGTAGCAATTCAGATCGTAAAATATATATGGTCATATCGAGTCTGTAAAAATGATATTTTCGCGTATGGCCCATTTTAGGATAGACGTGAGCAGGTCTGGAAAGTGTTCATAGAGTGATTGCAATTCTTCTGCATCAACATAGAGTCCATCCTGAACTTCTTCTGGGTTCGGAGTAATCGTACGTGCCCCGATGTTGGCAGAGTAAATAGAACTCCACAGGGTTGCATCATCTATACGTACTTGCTGTGAGTTTTTATAATGTAAAGATATAGAAGTCAGGTTGAGTTCTTTGAGCAGCACTCTTTCGGCAGATGCTTCAAGTGCTTCATTTGCAGCTACGTGTGTTGCGGCAGAGATATCCCACATTCCGGGCGCTAATGTTTTATTATCAGCTCGCCGTTGCAGGAAAAATTTCCCTTGTTTGTTATATATAAAAACGAAGACAGATTTCATTGCAAGACGCTGTGCATGCGCTGTTGCTGAGGGTACGACCATGAGTGGTTTGCCACAGCTGTCTACAACTTCAATATGACGTCCGTGAGAAGCGGCATCATCGGTGGAAGTATTTGGATAAATAATGTCTGACATGTTTGCTAAGATAGGGCCGTTGGAAGCTGATGAATATGTTTTTTTTCGTTTAGAGAAAAAAGATAGCGCAGAAGTGGCGGCACTTGAGAAAAAATGTTTTTCAACGCCTTGGACTGAAAAAGAGTTTAGTCTTTCCTTTGACCAGAAGATTTTTGAAGTCTTCGGTTTGAAGAAAAATGATATATTAGTGGCGTATATTGCTATGTACCATACAGAGGATGAGTTGGAAATATTAAACATAGCCACGGACCCGAAACATAGACGAAATGGTGCAGGAAAACGGTTACTTGCTCTTATGCTTTGCATTGGGCAAAAATTAGGTATACAACAGGCGTTTCTCGAAGTGCGCAGAACCAATATTCCTGCCATCAATCTTTATGAACAGATGTGCTTCTCTCAAATTGGGGTGCGAAAAAAATATTATAAAGACACCGGTGAGGACGCGTTACTATATAAATGTAACCTTGCGGATCTCTCCGATTGTCTGTGCTAAGTAAGGAGTAATGACTCATGAAAAAGCTTATGGCTGCAAACTGGAAAATGTTCAAAACTGCTCAGGACGCTAAAGAAACCGCAGCGGAGCTCGTTGAACTTGTTGGTGAGCTTTCTGAAGACAGAGAAGTTGTTGTGTTCCCTCCGTTCACGGCTCTGCATGCCGCAGGCGGAGTGTTCTCTCAACATGAAGGCTACTCTTTTGGTGGGCAGAATGTTTGTGCAGCCCTCGAAGGTGCATTTACTGGTGAAATTTCTCCACTAATGCTTAAAGATGCCGGTTGTACTTGGGTTCTCACAGGTCACTCCGAACGCCGTGCTCTTTTTGGCGAAACCAGCGAACAAGTTGGCGAAAAAACAACTTTTGCACTGAATAACGGTCTTAATGTTTGCCTTTGCATTGGTGAGACTCTTGAAGAGCGTGAAGCTGGTAAGCTTGAAGCAGTTATTTCTGAACAGCTTGAAAAAGGTCTTGCAACTATTCCTGATGTAGCTCCTGAATGCCTTGCTGTTGCGTACGAGCCTGTTTGGGCTATCGGTACCGGCAAAGTTGCTGGTCCTGAAGAGATTGTAGAAGCTCATGCGATTGTTCGTGCTAAACTTCTTGATATTTTGAAAGGAAAAGCTAATACTACCCGCGTTCTTTATGGCGGAAGTGTTAAGCCAGAAAATGCTACTCAGATCATTGCACTTGACAATGTTGACGGTGTCTTGGTAGGAGGCGCTTCCTTGAAGGCTGAAAGCTTCAGCAAAATTGTTACTGCTTAGCAACCGATTCGGATTGATATAGCTCTTAGGAGGACGTTTCGTGGAAACCTTGATTCTGACCCTGCACGTTGTGGTCTGTCTTGCACTCATTTTGCTTGTTCTTTTACAGGCTGGTAAAGAGGGCATGGGTGTTATCTTTGGAGGCGGCAACCAGTCTGCTTTTGGCGGCGCTGGTGCAGGCGGTCTTCTTGTGAAAGTTACTGCAACACTTGCAGCAATCTTTTTCATTACTTCTTTGAGCTACAACTACATCGCCAGTGATCATACTTCTGATGATTCAACCATCATGAATATCCAGATTGAGCAAAAAGCCCAGCCTAGCCCAGATCAGGCTGTCGAGCAGAAAGCTCAGCCTAGTTCTGATAAGACTAACGATAAGTAGATAATGCGCGTTTAGCGCTTCCTCAGTAACGCTTGCGTTACATGCCCAGGTGGTGGAATTGGTAGACACGCTATCTTGAGGGGGTAGTGGGCCACGCCCGTGGGAGTTCGAGTCTCCCCCTGGGCACCATGAAATTAAAGGGATCGAAGAAAATATTTCTTCGATCCCCTTTTTTATTTGTTTTGAGGGAAAGGCAATAAAAAAGCCCGCTTACGCGGGCAGTTATTTTATTATTCAGCTTCGTTTCGTAAGTCGAACACTCGCTTGGCTTTGCCTTGTGAGCGTTCAATGGATCTGGGTTCAACGAGACGTACTTTAGTGGAAACACCAAGGAATTCCTTAATTGTTTTTTGAATACGCATTTCAATCTGCTGGAGATTTTTAATGGCATCAGAAAAGAGGGTCTCATCAATTTCAACCTGAACTTCAACAGTATCAAGATTGCCCTGACGTTTGACGATAATCTGGTAATGTGGAGACGCTCCTTCAGTTTCAAGAATGATGGATTCAATTTGTGAAGGAAATACGTTAACACCACGAATGATGAGCATGTCATCACTGCGTCCTGTAATACGGTTCATGCGAACATGAGTGCGGCCACATTTACATGGAGTGTAGTTCAAAGAAGTTATGTCGCGTGTTCTGTAACGAATAAGCGGGATACCTTCTTTGGTTAACGTGGTGATTACCAGTTCACCTGTTTCACCTGCCGGTAGTTGTTCACCAGTTACTGGATCGATAATTTCTGGCAGGAAGTGGTCTTCAAAAATATGCATGCCGTCTTTGGCAACTGCACATTCAATAGATACGCCAGGCCCCATGATTTCAGAGAGACCATAAATGTTTACAGCGTCAATGCCCATTTTCTTCTGCAGGTCATTACGCATTTCGTCCGACCACGGTTCTGCACCGAAAATGCCGACACGTAGTGGAAGATCGCGCATGTCAATTCCCGCCTGCTGTGCTGCTTCGTGTAGAACCAGACCGTAGGATGGGGTACTGCAGATTACTGTGGCCCCGAAGTCCTTCATGAGTGAGACTTGACGTTTTGTACCGCCACCGGAAATAGGAATAACTGTTGCGCCAAGACGTTCTGCGCCATAATGGACGCCTAACCCACCAGTAAATAATCCGTATCCGTAGGAGTTGTGGATAAAGTCACTGCGGTCTGCTCCGGCTGCCATAAAAGAGCGTGCCATAAGTTCCGCCCAGTTATTCACATCGCGTTGAGTGTATCCTACTACAGTTGCTTTACCTGTGGTACCGCTGGAAGCATGAAGGCGGACAATATTCTCTTTTGGAACAGCAAAAAGTCCAAACGGGTAGTTGTCACGTAGATCCTGCTTCTCAGTAAACGGGAGTTTAGCCAAGTCGCTGAGGCTTTTGATATCGGCAGGAGTAATTCCTGCCTTGATAAACTGTTCGCGATAGTGAGGAACATTTGCGTACACTCGTTCACAGAGGTTCTGTAGCCGGCGTAATTGAATTGCTTCTAACTCTTCACGAGGCAGTGTTTCTTGCTCAACATTAAAAATCATACATGACTCCTGATACAATAAGAATAAAATAACTACACGGTTCAGGGGGGATATGAGGCTAGCGAGTTCGTATACCTGTCGCCTCCTGAATCTTTTGGACCTAGTCAGCTTGCTGACTATATATGTACGTGCAACCATAGGAAATGCACCATAATCGGGAGGCGGGTCAAGTCTGTTTCTCAAAATTGTCATTTTTAATGGAAATTCTCTTCCTCTTGTTAATTGCGTATAGACCGTAAATGACGTAGGAAGGTGCAGGATTATTAGACTGGTAAAGTCGGAGACGTGTTTCTACTGACATTACCGGAAGAGACTTTATTATTTCTTTGCAGCGCCAGATGCTGTGAATAAATTAAAATTATAAGCATTGCATGTGCTGCGCGCAGTGGTCTAAGCTTAGGCTGCAAAATTAAAGCGTAGCACCAACGAGTGGATGAAAAAAATGATTGAAAAAAAATACAGCACTGTTTCTTCTCAGGAAAAAGTAGCTAAAATTATTGAATGGCTTGAAGCTAAAAAAGCTACCAATGTCGTTGTTCTTGATCTTGAAGGTGTTAACTCTTTTACTGACGCAGTGGTGATTGCTACTGCTAAATCTGTTCGTCAGGCAAAAGCGTTAGCAGACGAAGTTTCTATGCGCGCTAAAGGCGAAAATTACGAGCACATGCGTGTAGAGGGTAAAGATAACGCTCAGTGGGTTCTTGTTGACCTTAACGATGTTATTGTGAATATCTTCCAAGAAGATGTTCGTGACTCTTTCAATTTGGAAAGTCTCTGGGCCGACGCTAAAGTTTTATATAAATCTGAAGCTGAATAGGAATGAGCACCATGACACCAACCCTTTTGTTGATTCTTGATGGTTGGGGCATTGCTCCTGCAGGAGAAGGGAACGCAATTTCTCTTGCGAATACACCTAACCTTGATCATTTAGTTGCTGATTATCCGATGTCCCGTCTCGCTTGTTCCGGTCGTGCTGTTGGGCTTCCGGAAGGCTTTATGGGAAACTCTGAAGTCGGGCACATGAATATCGGTGCAGGTCGGATTGTATATCAGGATATGACGCTTATTGATGTTGCACTTGAAGAAGACAAGTTCCAGAAGAACCTTGTTCTTAATAATGTTATGACGTCAGCAAAAGCGAAGGGTGGGACAGTCCATTTGATGGGCCTTCTTTCCGATGGTGGTGTTCATAGCCATATTAGGCATTTGATTGCGTTGCTTGAAATGGCGAAAGTCATCGATGTTGATGTTTGTGTGCACGTGTTCCTTGACGGCCGTGACACCTCTCCTACAAGCGGGCTTGGTTTTGTAAAACAGCTTCTTGAAGCGATTGATCGAATCGGTGCAGGTCGTATTGCATCTATTTCTGGTCGTTATTACGCGATGGATCGTGATAAGCGCTGGGATCGTAACCAGCTTGCATGGGATTGTTTTGTGCATGGCAAGGCTAGAATCGCAACTGATCCATTGAAAGCTATTCAGGATTCCTATGATGAAGGAATCACAGATGAATTCTTTGTACCGACATCAATTATTGAGCAGGGCGGTGAGCCAACTGTAATGAAAGATGGCGATTCTGTTTTTATGTTCAACTTCAGGGCAGATCGTATGCGCCAAATGGCACAGGCTATGTGTACTGATAGCTTTGCCAATTTTGAACGGGGCAATTTCCCTAAATTATCCGCGCTTGCTTCTATGACTTGCTACGAACGAGCTTTTGGCTTTCCTGTTGCATTTGCTAAAGATGACTGTCCGGATCCTTTAGGAGAAGTTGTCTCAAAGCTAGGTGTTAAGCAGCTTCGCATTGCAGAGACTGAAAAGTATGCTCATGTGACGTACTTCTTTAACTGTGGTCGTGAAGAGCCCTTTGAGAATGAAGATAGAGAACTGATTAGTTCACCTCGAGATGTGGCCACATACGATTTGAAGCCACAAATGAGTGTTGAAGAAGTTACAGATAAACTTCTTACTGCGATTGCTTCGAAAGAATATTCTTTGATTGTCTGTAATTTTGCTAACTTGGACATGGTTGGCCACACTGGAATTATTGATGCTGCAATCAAAGCGTGTGAAGCCGTCGATGTATGTGTAGGCAAGGTTATCAATGCTGTTCGAAGTAACGGCGGTAGAGCTTTGGTTACTGCTGACCATGGCAACGCAGAAGAGTTGCTTAACGCAGCTGGTAAAACGCATACTGCACACACTACCAATCCTGTTCCGATAGTTCTTGTTGATGAGAACGCTTCTTTGAAGCTTCGCGAAGAGGGTAAATTAGGTGATATTGCACCAACTATTCTTGATCTGTGGAATATTGAGCAGCCTGCTGCGATGAACGGAACAAGTCTTATTTGTAAGGACTAAGCATGAGCAATTCACAGAAACCGATTTCTCCTGTTAAGCCTGTGGGCATGGAAGTAATTTTTTTCTACCCTTGCCCTCATTGTGGTCGTAAAGTACCAATTATCGGCGCGGTTCAGCCTTCAATGGAGCGCTGTGATGCATGTCAGAACCTTTTTCCGATTGTCCCTGTCGACCGACGGACTTTGCAGTATCTTAAAATTTCTTTAGCAGATGGCGGGGCAGCAATTGACCCCGATTTCATGTAGATTCAGTTTTTCTTAGAGAGTAAAAAAGCGGAACCCAGATTTTCTGGGTTCCGCTTTTTTTATTCATGTTGAATGGGCTAATTACTTTTTAGCGCTATTATATGCATCGGTAATTCTGTCTTTAATATATGCACGCATTGTTGCATCATCTTCATCAAGGTTAAAGCAGCAGGCATCTTCGCCCATCAGCCCTCCTGGTACCCAGTCGCCCAGTTCATCAGCATCATTAATCATATCTGCATAGAAACAGACAGAAAGCCAGCGGTCATCAGGGTCGTCATCAACTACGTCTACAAGTACAAACAGTTCACGTTCAGTTTGTTTTTCGTGTTTCGCGCGCAGAGAAAAGCTTACTCCGGGTCTACCTTTAAAAGAGAGGCTCAGACCTTCAAAAGAGAGTAACAAGTTTTTGTAATCTACAAATGCAGATTTGGTTTTAGCTTCTGATTCAGTCCAGCTTTCAAGCAGAGCGTCAAGCTCTTCACGATGAGAAGTATCAATAAACATATATCTCTCCTGAATAGAGTGTCGTGAAATTAATTACTAAAAACACTGAAATTTCTCACGAGAAGAGCGGTGTGTCAATATGAGTCAGTAGCCAATGTATGATCAAATCATGCATATTTTATTCTTTTTAGTGTAGTTACGACAATAAAAGAAATACACATTTTAGTTAAACAGTAAGGTTATTATAACAGCTTCTCTACTATAGCTATAATTGTTGATATAGATATAAAAACAGGAAGTTATTGTTTGTTTTTTCAATTTTGGAACTTTCTGTTGAACAATTCTGTAAGAAATAAGTAGACATTTTTGTGATCTAAACGTACTCCGAACTTAACGAATGGGAAGTGAATGCCTGATTCAGGCTGTTGTTTTACAAATTTGAGATTTAGCATCCCGACGATTCTGTCGAAAATATCGTCTGCTGCTTTTGTATTCTTCAAATTGTACTATTCAGACTGCTGAAAGCTGCATTCATTATTAGTGTGTTAAATTTAGTCGAGGTACTGCTATGGAAAATCGTGAACAGTGGGGATCCCGTGCGGGATTCATTCTTGCTGCTGTAGGTTCTGCTATCGGATTGGGTAATATCTGGCGTTTCCCGTACATTGCGTATGAAAACGGCGGTGGTGCGTTCTTTGTTCCTTACATTTTCGCTCTGCTGACCGCAGGTATTCCGTTTATGATCATGGAATTTGGCCTTGGTCATAAATACAAAGGTTCTGCTCCAAAAGTTCTTGCCGCTGTTAACGCAAAATTTGAATGGCTTGGCTGGGTACAAATTATCACCGCAGCAATTATTGCAGTATATTATGCTGCTGTAATAGGCTGGACAATTAACTATCTTGGCTTTGCTTTTGATGGCGCTTGGGGTGCTGATACAAAAGGTTTCTTCTTTGGTGAGTACCTCGGTCTTACTTCTTCCCCGACTGAACTTGGTGGAGTTCGCTGGCCGATCTTTGGTGCTTGCGCACTTACCTGGGGGTTAACTTGGCTTGCTTGTAACTCCGGTATCCGCAACGGAATTGAACGTGCTTGTAAAATTCTTATCCCGCTTCTTTTTGCATTAGTACTTGTGTTTATCGGTCGTGTGATCACACTTCCTGGTGCAACCGATGGTTTGGATTTCCTTTTCACTCCAGATTTCTCAAAGCTTACAGACTTCAGTGTTTGGGCAGCTGCATATGGTCAGATCTTCTACTCGCTGTCCATTGGCTTCGGTATTATGGTCGCATACTCAAGCTACCTTCCTAAGAAGGCCGATATTAGTAACAATGCCGCTATAACAGTTTTTATTAACTGTGGATTCTCTACACTTGCTGGTATTATGATCTTCTCTGTACTTGGTAGTATGGCCCATTCCACCGGTAAGGCTGTTGCTGATGTTGCCGGTTCTGGTGTGGGGCTTGCCTTCATTACGATTCCGGCTGCAATTAACACTATGCCGGCACCGCTGTTCTTTGGTACAATTTTCTTCCTGTGTCTCACAATGGCTGGCGTTAGCTCACACATTTCTATTGTTGAAGCTGTGTCTTCTTCTGTGATCGACAAATTTGGCGTTTCTCGCCAGAAAGTTGTAACTACTTTTTGTATTGTTGGTTTTGCTCTTACTTCAGTATTAACCACTGGTGCGGGTTTGCTGATTCTCGATATCGTTGACCATTTCAGTAACACAATCTGCATACTTTTTTCAGCGCTCGTTGAAATTATCCTTATGAGTTGGGTTATCGGTCTTGATGACATTCGCGAAGACGTTAATGCTCACTCAGACTTCTCTGTTGGTAAGCTTTGGGCATTCAGCCTTCGGATCATTACTGTGCTTGTCCTTGGCTACTCCTTCCTTTCTGGC
This sequence is a window from Halodesulfovibrio aestuarii DSM 17919 = ATCC 29578. Protein-coding genes within it:
- a CDS encoding GAF domain-containing protein, whose translation is MNTTACYERILGIICSVFDAYSAVLIMPDRSGNHFSVASSFSLGDMVNKKETFSAGTGKGLVGWIISNEAPMLVNDFDTRQYNLGYYAQNEETKIKAFMGVPLKNGAGVLCLDSKRQYSFSSKDQKILQLFGELVYEVHSRSFVVEEQVNLSQQYHCLQVIYSLRNHLKKWDSFLSKFLVLLSDTSHFEYCSLATRDEGGQNYHIEGENYQLLQGEVEEIPYGSGLVGWVFKNSTPFFVEGGKAASQTSPLYGKKKGVPQFVSVICIPLEIGGMTRGVLTLASETSKVIPEELKTFCQMASEHLSLFLENLYLRSKLYEAHRQVDDLQRAAAYEHENEALFSFSSKTQESE
- a CDS encoding NUDIX hydrolase, with amino-acid sequence MSDIIYPNTSTDDAASHGRHIEVVDSCGKPLMVVPSATAHAQRLAMKSVFVFIYNKQGKFFLQRRADNKTLAPGMWDISAATHVAANEALEASAERVLLKELNLTSISLHYKNSQQVRIDDATLWSSIYSANIGARTITPNPEEVQDGLYVDAEELQSLYEHFPDLLTSILKWAIRENIIFTDSI
- a CDS encoding phenylacetate--CoA ligase family protein; amino-acid sequence: MIFNVEQETLPREELEAIQLRRLQNLCERVYANVPHYREQFIKAGITPADIKSLSDLAKLPFTEKQDLRDNYPFGLFAVPKENIVRLHASSGTTGKATVVGYTQRDVNNWAELMARSFMAAGADRSDFIHNSYGYGLFTGGLGVHYGAERLGATVIPISGGGTKRQVSLMKDFGATVICSTPSYGLVLHEAAQQAGIDMRDLPLRVGIFGAEPWSDEMRNDLQKKMGIDAVNIYGLSEIMGPGVSIECAVAKDGMHIFEDHFLPEIIDPVTGEQLPAGETGELVITTLTKEGIPLIRYRTRDITSLNYTPCKCGRTHVRMNRITGRSDDMLIIRGVNVFPSQIESIILETEGASPHYQIIVKRQGNLDTVEVQVEIDETLFSDAIKNLQQIEMRIQKTIKEFLGVSTKVRLVEPRSIERSQGKAKRVFDLRNEAE
- the secG gene encoding preprotein translocase subunit SecG, with translation METLILTLHVVVCLALILLVLLQAGKEGMGVIFGGGNQSAFGGAGAGGLLVKVTATLAAIFFITSLSYNYIASDHTSDDSTIMNIQIEQKAQPSPDQAVEQKAQPSSDKTNDK
- the rimI gene encoding ribosomal protein S18-alanine N-acetyltransferase, coding for MEADEYVFFRLEKKDSAEVAALEKKCFSTPWTEKEFSLSFDQKIFEVFGLKKNDILVAYIAMYHTEDELEILNIATDPKHRRNGAGKRLLALMLCIGQKLGIQQAFLEVRRTNIPAINLYEQMCFSQIGVRKKYYKDTGEDALLYKCNLADLSDCLC
- the rsfS gene encoding ribosome silencing factor, which gives rise to MIEKKYSTVSSQEKVAKIIEWLEAKKATNVVVLDLEGVNSFTDAVVIATAKSVRQAKALADEVSMRAKGENYEHMRVEGKDNAQWVLVDLNDVIVNIFQEDVRDSFNLESLWADAKVLYKSEAE
- a CDS encoding inositol monophosphatase family protein, which gives rise to MDLQKLLPQVRSAVIESGALIREAWDKPRKVRYKGRIDLVTETDVAVENDVKARLATILPEATFLAEESAAEAPLNELTWVIDPIDGTTNFTHQVPFVCTSVGLWHNGRIVLGVINAPIMNECFYSVAGGGAWCNDKQIFVTKNDNLENSLVATGFPYTIAEDADDITDRLRRVLKASQGIRRLGAAALDLAYLAAGRFDVFYEKGLKPWDTAAGWLLVNEAGGWVTEYDASRDFSLYSPNILASNTLLHAQMSKLM
- a CDS encoding rod shape-determining protein, which codes for MLGKLLSMFGKDLAMDLGTANTLLYTKKDGIVLNEPSVVAIDVERNSVLAVGREAKEFLGRTPQRIRAIRPMKDGVIADFEVTKQMISYFIKKVITGFSLVKPNIVICVPTGITQVEKRAVIESAQQAGARDVKLVEEPMAAAIGAARPIHQPVGTMVVDIGGGTTEVAIISLSAIAYAESVRVAGDALNNAVQRYFQEEFQLLVGENQAEKVKMTIGSAFPLPEPLVMTVPGKDIVSGTPTSVEVTDEDIRIALSESVRAIVFAVRKALEKTPPELASDIAEHGLLLAGGGALLKGLNELIMQETGLQVVIDEDPLTTVVRGTGKTLEDRAKFSDVYIN
- the tpiA gene encoding triose-phosphate isomerase — its product is MKKLMAANWKMFKTAQDAKETAAELVELVGELSEDREVVVFPPFTALHAAGGVFSQHEGYSFGGQNVCAALEGAFTGEISPLMLKDAGCTWVLTGHSERRALFGETSEQVGEKTTFALNNGLNVCLCIGETLEEREAGKLEAVISEQLEKGLATIPDVAPECLAVAYEPVWAIGTGKVAGPEEIVEAHAIVRAKLLDILKGKANTTRVLYGGSVKPENATQIIALDNVDGVLVGGASLKAESFSKIVTA